The region CCCCGGTCGATGTGGTCCAGGAACTCCCGGGCATGCCAGGGTTCGAGCGGGCGCAGCTCGGCGCCGTCTCCGAGGGGTGTGCTGTACATCGGGCTCCTCGACCGGAACGGTCAATGGTGAAAGGGGACGGGCGCGGATGGGGGATCGGGCCCACCCTACGCGGGACATATGAGAGGTTCCTCCTGATTTTCTGGAGGAAAGCGGCGGGAGGACGGCTCCCCACCGCACGGGCGCGGGAGGCGCGCGCAGCCCGCGGCCGGCCGCTCCGGCGGCGCCCCGTCGGAGGGTGCGTTCCCCGGCCGTCGACCGCGATGGTGCGCGCGCGTCCCGGCGCGGGCGCCGTGGTGTACTGTCCGGGACGGCTCGGCGGCGCTGCGAGGACGGGACACGGGTATGCCAACGGCGGAGATCAACGGCCACTCACTCTTCTACCGGGAGTACGGGGAGCCGTCGGCCCCGCCCCTGGTCATGGTCCACGGCCTCCACGGCGAATCGGGTGACCTGGCCCCGGTGGCGGAACGCCTGGCGGAGTCCTTCCGGGTCGTCACGCCCGACATGCTGGGGCACGGCGAATCGGCCCACCCCGAGGAGTTCGTCCTAGAGGACCAGGGGCACGCCCTCAACGGGCTGATCGCGTCGCTGGGGTACGGCTCGGCCGCCGTTCTGGGCCATTCCATGGGGTCGTACGTCGCCGCGCAGGCCGCCGTCCTGGAACCCGCGCGGGTGTCGAAGCTGGTGCTGGTCGCACCGAAGGCGCACGGGTTGACGTCGTCGTCGGCGGCGTACGCCGAGCGCATGGGGTTCGACCTCGCCAGTGCGTCGGCCCGGGACGCACTGGAGTTCATGGCGGGGGCGCTCTGGTCGCCGGACACCTCGGACGACCGGCGCACGCAGATCCTGCTGAGCCT is a window of Nocardiopsis changdeensis DNA encoding:
- a CDS encoding alpha/beta fold hydrolase → MPTAEINGHSLFYREYGEPSAPPLVMVHGLHGESGDLAPVAERLAESFRVVTPDMLGHGESAHPEEFVLEDQGHALNGLIASLGYGSAAVLGHSMGSYVAAQAAVLEPARVSKLVLVAPKAHGLTSSSAAYAERMGFDLASASARDALEFMAGALWSPDTSDDRRTQILLSLGSDPASPEEKAAVERSLAGFDLRPHLGGITSPTLVVSGSGDGLNTPEMGREVAVSIPDFQFRVYEHSGHMLPYEETDRLVADVTHFVLG